In Haloarcula halophila, a single window of DNA contains:
- a CDS encoding CoxG family protein, with protein MMEFSGEFTVDGSPEELWKYFTDPDILLDCAPGCNKMVLESPSHIVAGLSVGVGSVKPSFDVEAIVTECDRPKRLEIQATGEASRNSFDVTAWQELHDNGDGTTTVSWQANAEISGIIASMGERAIGSVADKLVNEFFQDMEAHVNAGTPAESRLQAASSEETEALSEKAAEPATESAGGDAVGAVVGKAVSLTSGDGPSNGQSFAAGVVLGILGSGLWRRLRGSNRQPVPTRTPSTGTPRATEQPTQQPASTEDSSSLLVLGLTAALGAAGAIIWQQSQSADASASETTDPTPAVTDESADTVEGDDSQTAPASTEPEPITASDATSENPLDRLESRP; from the coding sequence ATGATGGAGTTCAGCGGCGAATTCACGGTCGACGGATCGCCCGAGGAGCTCTGGAAGTACTTCACTGACCCGGACATCCTCTTGGACTGTGCCCCCGGCTGTAACAAGATGGTACTGGAGAGTCCGTCACACATCGTCGCTGGGCTCTCTGTCGGTGTCGGGAGCGTCAAACCGTCCTTCGACGTCGAGGCCATCGTGACGGAGTGTGACCGGCCGAAACGACTAGAGATACAGGCGACAGGTGAAGCCAGTCGGAACTCCTTCGACGTGACCGCCTGGCAGGAGCTTCACGACAACGGCGACGGGACGACGACGGTGTCTTGGCAGGCCAACGCGGAGATCTCCGGGATCATCGCGAGCATGGGCGAACGCGCCATCGGGAGCGTCGCCGACAAACTAGTCAACGAGTTCTTCCAGGACATGGAGGCACACGTCAACGCGGGGACACCCGCGGAGTCGAGGCTCCAGGCGGCGAGTAGCGAGGAGACCGAGGCGCTCTCGGAGAAGGCGGCGGAACCGGCGACCGAATCGGCAGGTGGCGACGCTGTCGGGGCAGTGGTCGGCAAGGCCGTCTCGCTGACCAGTGGCGACGGACCGAGCAACGGCCAGTCGTTCGCTGCCGGTGTGGTTCTTGGCATCCTCGGATCGGGACTCTGGCGACGACTCCGGGGGAGCAACCGACAGCCGGTCCCCACGCGGACCCCGTCGACCGGAACCCCACGAGCGACGGAGCAACCGACCCAACAGCCAGCCTCGACCGAGGACAGCTCTTCACTGCTAGTGCTTGGACTGACGGCCGCACTGGGCGCTGCCGGTGCGATCATCTGGCAACAGTCCCAGTCGGCGGACGCGTCAGCGTCGGAGACGACCGATCCGACCCCGGCTGTGACGGACGAATCAGCCGACACCGTCGAGGGCGACGACAGTCAGACGGCTCCGGCGAGTACCGAACCCGAACCGATCACCGCCAGCGACGCCACGAGCGAGAACCCGCTCGACAGGCTGGAGAGCCGTCCGTAA